The proteins below are encoded in one region of Helianthus annuus cultivar XRQ/B chromosome 2, HanXRQr2.0-SUNRISE, whole genome shotgun sequence:
- the LOC110889094 gene encoding uncharacterized protein LOC110889094, translated as MVVPYGFVSNTNSTDIESHQRRKLRKLYLDTRKLNNRVKENVFNNQENVIKDNLRCNSKSFTNSPNESIRSPLSDITTGINNCTNTTPVSNFTPISINPPILNTNSSNIESQHRRKLRKLYLDTRKAKKKDNVIKENRLCNSLSLTNCTNGNTRKPVSVSDITAEYLNGLNNSMDKFNSQQRRNLRKSILDKRRLNESDTKKDEFVGISKDYVDHLDQNVTCQICQAKLWDVEARRGSTKIQFSSSYSICCAYGKVQLPNMKEAPPSYQSLFNGLDSKSKSFIKNIRRYNSMFSFTSIGGKVDKSINKGNAPYIFRLGGQNYHRMGSLLPEDGSKPKFSQLYIYDTDNELSNRHSAFGESNRASSTNSLDLDLQVIQHIQNMLDSENVLVKTYRMVRDFFKDNCNAELKLRLIGRRQQDGRTYNLPTASEVAALIVGDIGDSLENRDIIVETKSGGLQRISELHPSYLALQYPLLFPYGDDCYRIDIPHRGVTPSTSTKRTYVTMREFFAYRIQDRHGVFSLILNSRRLFQQFLVDAYTMIETERLNYIRFQQKVLRCDTFENLSNLRNHGNINVSNTGKRVILPSSFTGGARYMMQNYLDAMSLCKWYGYPDVFITVTCNPKWPEIKRFLNNTNLSPEDRPDILSRLFKIKLNALIKDLKDNSIFGKVSAVVYTVEFQKRGLPHAHICLFMHPDHKFPTVEHIDPLISAEIPDRNDDPELYTLVSDFMIHGPCGPHNVNCPCMVDNKCSKGFPKRFRDHTSVDIDGFPLYRRRDSGMFVEKSGVKLDNRFVVPYNKTLLKRYQSHINVEWCNQAGSIKYLFKYINKGPDRVTVSIVESNTSNEPDPPVDEIKKYYDCRYLSACEASWRIFAFDVHYRYPAVIRLPFHLPNQQNVVYGEDDDIDVVLNRPSMNCSMFSAWMDCNQRDEVARALTYVEFPTKFVFKKDERCWKRRKPGGFAIGRIHAVSPTLGEAYFLRILLNKVKGPRSFDDILTVNGRKFNTFREACYAHGLLDDDMEYIEAIQEASHSGSGYYLRTLFATMLTCQTLSLPERVWQKTWELLSDGILYKQRQILKSPDLCLTDDEVKNLTLYEIEKILIRNNSSLRNFNTMPYPDHELISTSNNRLITEELDYDRIDLQEQFENLLVSLTDEQRLIYDDIMKAVEDNKGGVFFVYGYGGTGKTFLWKTLSASLRSKGEIVLNVASSGIASLLLTGGRTAHSRFLIPINLNEDSMCTIIPNSDVANLLKKTSLIIWDEAPMVHRHGFEALDRTLKDILKCDGSHNSQSPFGGKTIVFGGDFRQTLPVIQGGTRQDIVNASLTSSYIWDHCKVLTLTKNMRLTAGSGMHDVEQIQMFGQWLLDLGEGKLGGSNDGDAIIDIPDDLLIMDSVDPISSLIEFVYPSLIENYQSSGFYQERAILAPTNEVVDEINSQMLMMFPGDSKEYLSSDSICETENLHDGFDQSLYSPDVLNGLKISGVPNHKLVLKVGVPIMLLRNIDQKNGLCNGTRLKVISLGSRVIEAEVISGSNIGARIFLPRIGIIPSDKKVPFRFQRRQFPVALCFAMTINKSQGQSLSRVGLYLKNPVFSHGQLYVALSRVKSRDGLKLSILDNDGNLTNRTSNVVYKEVFSYL; from the exons TTTTAAACACAAACTCTAGCAATATTGAGAGTCAACATAGGAGAAAGTTACGAAAATTATATTTGGATACAAGAAAGGCTAAGAAGAAAGATAATGTCATCAAAGAGAATCGTTTATGTAATTCACTCTCTCTTACCAATTGTACCAATGGAAATACTAGAAAGCCTGTCTCTGTCTCTGACATCACAGCAGAATACTTAAATG GTTTAAATAATTCCATGGACAAGTTTAACAGTCAACAAAGGCGAAATTTAAGAAAGTCTATTTTGGATAAAAGACGATTGAATGAAAGTGATACTAAAAAAGACGAATTTGTTGGCATCTCAAAAg ATTACGTTGATCACTTAGATCAAAATGTCACTTGCCAAATATGTCAAGCAAAATTATGGGATGTTGAAGCTCGTAGAGGGAGTACAAAAATTCAATTTAGTTCAAGTTATTCAATTTGTTGTGCATATGGTAAAGTTCAACTTCCTAATATGAAGGAAGCACCACCAAGTTATCAGTCTCTTTTTAATGGATTGGACTCAAAAAGCAAGTCATTCATCAAGAACATCCGTCGATACAATTCGATGTTTTCATTTACTTCCATTGGTGGAAAAGTTGATAAATCCATTAACAAAGGCAATGCTCCTTATATATTCCGATTGGGTGGTCAGAATTACCATAGAATGGGAAGTCTTCTTCCAGAGGACGGATCTAAACCGAAATTCTCCCAGCTTTATATATATGATACTGACAATGAACTTTCAAATAGACATTCTGCTTTTGG TGAATCTAATAGAGCTTCTTCAACAAATTCTTTGGATCTTGATCTTCAAGTTATACAACATATACAGAATATGTTAGACTCTGAGAATGTTTTGGTGAAAACATATCGCATGGTAAGAGATTTTTTTAAAGATAATTGTAATGCTGAGCTAAAGTTGCGGCTAATTGGAAGAAGGCAACAAGATGGAAGAACATACAACTTACCAACTGCTTCTGAAGTGGCAGCTTTAATTGTTGGTGATATTGGCGATTCCTTAGAAAACAGAGATATTATTGTAGAAACGAAATCTGGTGGTCTACAACGTATTAGTGAGTTACATCCATCTTATCTTGCTCTCCAGTATCCACTTTTGTTTCCTTATGGTGATGATTGCTACAGAATTGATATTCCTCATAGAGGTGTTACTCCTTCTACATCAACCAAACGAACATATGTCACTATGAGAGAATTCTTTGCATACAGGATACAAGATAGGCATGGTGTTTTTTCATTAATTCTAAATTCACGTCGCCTATTTCAACAATTCTTAGTTGATGCGTATACCATGATTGAAACTGAGCGACTAAATTACATACGTTTTCAACAGAAGGTTCTAAGATGTGATACTTTTGAGAACCTCTCGAATTTACgtaaccatggtaatataaatgTATCCAACACTGGAAAGCGTGTCATATTGCCTTCGTCATTCACTGGAGGTGCTCGCTATATGATGCAGAACTATTTGGATGCAATGTCTCTGTGTAAGTGGTATGGATATCCCGATGTTTTTATTACCGTGACATGCAATCCTAAATGGCCGGAAATtaaaagattccttaataacacCAATTTAAGTCCTGAAGACAGGCCTGATATCCTCTCTAGATTGTTTAAAATCAAGCTCAATGCTTTGATTAAAGACTTGAAGGATAACTCAATATTTGGCAAAGTTTCAGCAG TTGTTTATACGGTGGAGTTTCAGAAGCGTGGGTTGCCGCATGCGCATATATGTTTATTTATGCATCCCGATCACAAGTTTCCAACTGTTGAACACATTGATCCCCTCATTTCTGCTGAAATTCCTGACCGAAACGATGATCCAGAGTTGTATACTCTTGTCAGTGATTTCATGATTCATGGTCCTTGTGGTCCTCACAACGTCAACTGCCCATGCATGGTAGATAATAAGTGTTCTAAGGGCTTTCCAAAGAGATTCCGTGATCATACGTCTGTCGACATTGATGGTTTTCCTCTCTATAGAAGAAGAGATTCAGGAATGTTTGTTGAAAAATCTGGAGTTAAGCTAGATAACAGATTTGTTGTTCCCTACAACAAAACACTGTTGAAGAGATATCAGTCCCACATCAATGTTGAATGGTGCAATCAAGCTGGATCTATAAAGTATTTGTTTAAGTATATCAACAAAGGTCCTGATCGTGTTACTGTTTCTATTGTTGAAAGTAACACATCAAACGAACCTGACCCGCCGGTTGATGAGATTAAAAAATACTATGATTGTCGTTATTTGTCTGCATGTGAGGCATCATGGCGTATATTCGCATTTGATGTTCACTATAGGTACCCAGCTGTTATTCGTCTCCCGTTTCATCTTCCGAACCAACAAAATGTTGTATACGGTGAAGACGATGATATTGACGTAGTCCTCAATCGGCCGTCAATGAATTGTTCAATGTTTTCAGCTTGGATGGATTGTAACCAAAGAGATGAAGTTGCCCGAGCGCTTACTTATGTTGAATTCCCTACTAAGTTTGTGTTTAAAAAGGATGAACGTTGTTGGAAACGTCGGAAACCGGGTGGTTTTGCAATTGGAAGAATTCATGCTGTTTCTCCTACTCTTGGTGAGGCATATTTTTTGAGGATTCTTTTAAACAAAGTTAAAGGTCCTCGATCCTTTGATGATATCCTCACTGTAAATGGTCGTAAATTTAATACCTTTAGAGAAGCATGTTATGCTCACGGTCTACTAGATGATGACATGGAATATATAGAAGCTATCCAAGAAGCAAGTCATTCAGGATCCGGTTATTATCTTCGCACACTCTTTGCTACGATGTTGACGTGCCAGACTCTGTCTTTGCCGGAACGTGTATGGCAAAAAACATGGGAATTATTATCAGATGGCATCCTCTATAAACAACGACAGATTTTAAAGTCTCCAG atttatgCCTCactgatgatgaagttaaaaatcTTACTTTGTACGAGATTGAGAAGATTTTAATTCGTAATAATTCCAGCTTACGAAATTTTAATACAATGCCTTATCCTGATCATGAGTTGATTTCTACTTCAAATAATCGTTTGATTACTGAAGAGTTGGATTATGATAGAATTGATCTTCAAGAGCAGTTTGAGAACCTTTTAGTTTCATTAACCGATGAACAAAGATTGATTTATGATGATATCATGAAAGCGGTTGAAGACAATAAAGGTggtgttttttttgtttatggTTATGGAGGTACCGGTAAAACATTTCTTTGGAAAACGTTATCTGCATCTCTAAGATCAAAAGGCGAAATTGTTTTAAATGTTGCCTCAAGTGGAATTGCATCTTTGCTTCTTACAGGAGGTAGGACAGCTCACTCTCGATTTCTCATTCCGATTAATCTGAACGAAGACTCAATGTGTACTATAATCCCTAATAGTGATGTTGCAAATCTATTAAAGAAAACATCATTGATTATATGGGATGAAGCGCCCATGGTACACCGACATGGTTTTGAAGCTTTGGATAGAACTCTAAAAGACATATTGAAATGTGATGGTTCTCATAATTCCCAAAGTCCATTTGGAGGTAAAACAATTGTATTTGGTGGAGATTTCCGACAAACTCTTCCTGTCATTCAAGGTGGTACTAGACAAGACATTGTTAATGCTTCGTTGACTTCTTCGTACATATGGGACCACTGCAAAGTACTCACTTTAACTAAGAACATGAGGTTGACTGCAGGAAGTGGAATGCATGATGTTGAGCAAATACAAATGTTTGGTCAGTGGTTGTTGGATTTGGGTGAAGGGAAACTAGGCggatctaatgatggtgatgcgATTATAGATATACCCGATGATCTTTTAATCATGGATTCTGTTGATCCTATTTCAAGTCTTATAGAGTTTGTTTATCCTTCTCTTATTGAAAATTACCAAAGTTCTGGCTTTTATCAAGAAAGAGCGATTCTTGCACCGACGAATGAAGTTGTTGATGAAATTAATTCTCAGATGTTGATGATGTTCCCCGGCGATTCCAAGGAATACCTAAGTTCCGATAGTATTTGTGAGACAGAAAATCTACATGATGGTTTTGATCAAAGTTTATATTCTCCCGACGTACTAAATGGTCTTAAAATCTCCGGTGTTCCAAATCACAAATTAGTACTAAAGGTTGGTGTTCCCATCATGCTCCTCAGAAATATTGATCAAAAAAATGGTCTGTGCAACGGAACTCGCTTAAAGGTAATATCACTTGGAAGTCGCGTTATTGAAGCAGAAGTGATATCTGGAAGCAATATTGGTGCTCGCATTTTTCTTCCTAGAATTGGTATAATACCGTCGGATAAGAAGGTTCCTTTTAGATTTCAAAGAAGACAGTTTCCTGTTGCTTTATGTTTCGCTATGACAATTAATAAAAGTCAAGGCCAGTCATTATCCAGAGTTGGTTTGTATTTGAAAAATCCAGTATTTTCTCATGGTCAACTTTATGTTGCTTTGTCTAGAGTCAAGAGCAGAGATGGACTCAAATTATCAATTCTTGATAATGATGGTAACCTTACTAATAGGACATCTAATGTTGTATACAAAGAAGTTTTTAGTTACTTGTAA